The following DNA comes from Cucumis sativus cultivar 9930 chromosome 7, Cucumber_9930_V3, whole genome shotgun sequence.
CACCATTGAGCTGCCCTCatctatgcagatctaaggataattccgtgtgaacagaagttcatagttagcttaagattaagattaaatttCATTGGATATCTATAAAcgaaatagtcagttttacaaagttaacggtgttataacttaaTAGTTACATGATTCAAGTATTATGTAAACgctttacataggatgcccccactttcatgtctctacacAAACGTTTCAGGATCAGATCGgttgtactaactacaaagcgggcCGCATCCATAATGACTCTAGAATAAGGTGCCCAACTTTATTTGTATAGTAttgactatttaggctatatactcgaacttaaTCCATGTTTAtatctctacataaagttcaagttcaCTATATATAATAGTCGCAtgtccttagtttattggctttgagattatagtatcaataacgactttattgaatagaatatgattacaaactacgagttttatgacataaatttcaacagtTCTAAGTTCAGtagtttctttctaggccatagCATTGACCCTTTTTTCAACGCTTTGGGACGGAACTAAAAACctgagtctagggcatcattGTTCAACTTTTAGTGGCAAAACTTTAACATTACTCAGAATGAGACCACCAATAGTttgatgtgaactttcgagacctttgacattcttctaagttgggtagtttctttaTATGACATAACATTGACCATTTTCTCAACGTTTTAGGACGAAAATAAACAACTGAATGTGCgcatcaccgttcgacttttgtgagtaaaaaaatttaatattactcaaaatgaaaccacccagtagttagatgtgaaatttcgagacctttgacatttttctaagttgggtagtttctttctaAGCCATAGCATTGACCATTTTCTCAACATTTCGGGACGAACcaaaaaaactgagtctgggcatcatcgttcggcttttgtggacaaaaaagtttaatattacaaagaatgagaccacccagtagttagacGTGAACGTttgagacctttgacattgttctaagttaggtagtttctttctaggccataTCATTGGTCCTTTTCTCAATGTTTCGGGACGGAACAAAAAAACTGAGTttagggcatcaccgtttggctttagtgggcaaaaaactttaatattacttagAATGAGACCACTTGGTAGTTAGATGtaaactttcgagacctttgacattgttctaagttgaGTAGTTTCTTTATAGTCCACAACATTGGCCATTTTCTACACGTTTCGAgactaaactaaaaaactgAGTTTGGGGCATCCCCTTTCGGCTTTTGTTgacaaaaaattgtaatattacTCAGAATGagaccacctagtagttagatgtgaactttcgagacctttgacattgttctaagttgggtagtttctttctaggccataTCATTGACCATTTTCTCAACGTTTTGCACGGAACTAAAACACTGAGTCTAAGTCATCATTGTTCAACTTTtttgggcaaaaaactttaaaattactCATAATTAGACCACCCACTAGTTAGAtttgaactttcgagacctttgacattcTTCTAAGTTTGGtagtttctttctaggccacaTCATTGCCTATTTTctcaacgttttgggacggatcTAAAAAACTAAGTCTAAAATATCATCGTTCGACATTTCTGggtaaaaaactttaatattactcacaATGAGACCACCCACTAGTTAGATGTAAAatttcgagacctttgacattcTTCTAAGTTGGGCAGTTTCTTTTGTAGGCCACtacatttattcttttttcaacgttttgggatggaacaaaaaaactgagtctggggcatcaccgtttggtttttgtgggcaaaaaactttaatattactcaaaatgagaccacctagtagttagatgtgaaccttcgagacctttgacattgttctaagttgagtggtttctttctaggccacaACATTagccatttttttcaatattttgggATGACACTAAAAAACTGAGCCTGGGACATCACCATTCGACTTgtgtgggcaaaaaactttaatattactcaaaatgagacgACCCAGTATTTAGATATGAAatttcgagacctttgacatttttcaaagttgggtagtttctttctaTTCCATAGTATCAATCATTTTCTCCACCTTTTGGGGgatgaaactaaaaaactaaGTTTGCAACATCAGCGTtaggcttttgtgggcaaaaaactttaatattgattaaaataagaCCACCCAGttgttagatgtgaactttcgagacctttgacattgttctaagttgggtagtttcttattgattaaaataagaCCACCCAGTCGTTAGATGTGGGTATGCTGGAAAATCGTTGATGGTCCATAATAAGACAGCCCGCAGTGTGAaatattctttcttatatGCATCGAAACAACGAACTCCATCCGTCCACAACGTTTGTAGATCATCAATTAAAGGTGCTAAGTACGTATTGATATTGTACCCCGGTTGCTTTGGACCTGATATTAACATTGTCAGCAtcaaatgttttcttctcATACACAGCCATGGTGGAAGGTTGTATATTGTAGTGATGATGGGCCAACAACTGTACGTCGTTGACATATCTCCAAATGGGTTAATTCCATCAGTAGACAAACCCAAACGGAGATTTCTCGGTTCTGACCCAAAGGTTGGCCACATGTGGTCTATCAACCTCCATGATGGAGTGTCAGTCGGGTGTCTCAAAACACCATCAACTTGTCTATCTATCGCATGCCAACGCAAGTTCTTAGCATTTTCAGATCTCTTGAACATTCTTATAAATCTTGGAATTATTGGAAAGTACCACATCTGCTTAGCAGCCACACCgcttttttccttctttgagTTCTTAGCGATCTTCCACCTTGACAAACCACACTTAGGGCACTTGGTcaacttttcatattcttttctgTACAAGCAACAATCATTAGGGCATGCATCAATCTTTTGGTAACTCAGTCCTAGGGCACCAAGTGTTTTCTTCGCTTCGTACAAAGAACATGGAATTTCATTGTTATCAGGTAATAGATCACTTATTATGGACAGCAATTCAGAGAAGCTAGTATTCGTCCAACCATACCTAACCTTCAGGTTATACAATCTCACGAGGGCTGATAACTTTGTGAATTTCTTACATCCTGGGTATAAGGGTTTCTTCGCGTCATCAAACATAGTGTCGAAGGTATTTGATGCATTAAAAGATTGTTCTTGAACAGATTGTACCatattaattgtattaaataaatcgTCGTTTTCATCAGTTTCATCCACTGTAGTTTCCATCGTGTTGGCAACGTTATCTGAGTTCAATTCTTCACCATGCCAGAACCATACCTTGTAACTCTTATCAATTCCATTGGCATACAGATGATACCGAACTGTTGAGACATCCTTAAGTAAACGATTGTCGCAATTCAAACATGGACATCTAATTGAATTAAGACCTTTGGCATGACTCAACCCAAATTTAATGAACCTTTCGACTCCTAAATCATATTCTCTTGACATCCTATTTTGGGTCATCCATGACTTGTCCATTGTGTGGAATTCTAAGTTGGCCTCGAAATAAACCTGATTACAAAAGAGATTATAGgcaacaacttttaaaactcaaactttcaaaacggtAGATAATCCTCAAAGtacttaataatttattacGAACCATTTAGGAATTTTCTTGAAGGAAACTTATGGACTAGGTTCAACAACCCCCAATTATTCTAAAACATTTCAAGGACAATTTCCTTTACAGACATGATGAATGATGAAGGGAATTAGttgacaaataattataacaatagtTTGTCCTTAGTTAGTTGATTAGAGTAGGTTTGTATAAGTACTTTGGCTTACATTGTACAAGTAATTAGACTAATAAGCTAACtcagaaattaaaattgaagagaagCTAACCGTTAGAAAACACAAATTGAGcataaatcaaattcacaAAATAAGATCATGTGCTTGCAAGAACAAATTAAGGTCATATAACAGAAAATCAAAGATTAATGACTGAAATTGGGATAAAATGAAACTCAAGAAACAATCCAATGGAGACAACGAAGAACttcatagagagagagagagagaaagagataaggAAGAGAAGCTTACCGGCGGTTGGGAGGGGTGAGGACCGACGCCCACAATTTGAAGGTTTGGGTTGATTGGAGACGTTTGGAGAAGACGGGGGTGGTGGCGACGGGTTGGTGGTGGCGACGGGTTGGTGGAGAAGGTTTCGACGGACGGCCAGGAGGGGGGTGGTGGTGCCGACGGGACTTCAGACGGTCAGAAATGGGAGAACGCCGACGGGAGGAGAGGAAGAAATTGGGAGAAATTTCGGGGAGAGTTAGGGCACGCGAATGGGAGGAAGATTTTGGGGAAAATTTTGGGGAATTTGGggaatttgggtttttttaaaaaatataaatatgtaattttaattttttaaatataaaataataaaatttttaaccctaacattctatgacatttaataactgtcgcgaaaagtgttttccgaaaaattccgtcttttcccgccaaaaatgcgaaattttatattttgtgacagtttttttttcttccattcattttttgagatatataactGTCATTGTAGggttgttttcttctagtgagATCACAAGATTGACCCTTTTCTCGACattttgggacgaaactaaAAATCTGAGTTTAGGGCGTCATCGCTCTTCTTTTGTGGgcagaaaactttaatattactccaaatgagaccacctagtagttagatgtgaacattcgagacctttgacattgttctaagttgagtagtttctttctaggccatagCATTcaccattttcaattttttccaCGAAACTTAAAAACTATGTCTAGGAcatcaccgttcgacttttgtggacaaaaatttaatattactcaaaattagaccacctagtagttagatgtgaactttcgagacttTTGACATTCTTCTaagttgggtagtttctttctaggccacaacattgacaattttttcaacgttttggaaTTGATCTAAAAAActgagtctagggcatcaccttTCGACTTTTCTGGacaaaaaactataatattacCCACAATAAAACCACCCaatagttagatgtgaacgtttgagacctttgacattcttctaagttgggtagtttctttctaGGGCACAACATTGAtcattttttcaactttttgggacgaaacaaagaaactgagtctgggcattaccgtttggcttttgtgggcaaaaaactttaatattactcaaaatgaaacCACCTAGTAATTAGATGTGAAccttcgagacctttgacattgttctaagttcGGTGGTTTCTTTCTAGAGCACAACATTGgccattttttcaatattttgggACGACCcaaaaaaactgagtctgggtATCACCATTCAGCTtttatgggcaaaaaactttaatattacccAAAATGAGTTCACCcagtatttatatataaactttcgagacctttgacatttgtctaagttgggtagtttctttttatgcCATAGTATTAGCCCTTTTCTCTATCTTTTGGGGGACGAAACTGAAAAACTAAGTCTGTGACATCATCGTTaagcttttgtgggcaaaaaactttaatattgcTCAAAATAAGACCACgcagtagttagatgtgaactttcgagacatTTGACATTGTTCTCAGTTGAGTAGTTTCTTTCTAGGCGTTCAGAGGAAGGAAGGAAACTAAGTGTTTTTGTGagtaattttctaaaagaaagaaattgtgTTTTGAAAACATTCTTTCCAAGTCTTCATGTTGTTATGAAATGCTTAACGTGTATTGTAATGTTGATGTGTATactttattattgaaaatgaagtttcTAAACTAATGTTTCATGTTTTATGATTGTATGCATGTAAATCATTAACTATTATTCCTATCAATGAGCTAGCTTTTATTCATATCAATGAGCTAGCTATTATTCCTATCGATGAGCTAGCTTTTATTCATATCAATGAGCTAGCTATTATTCCTATCGATGAGCTAGCTTTTATTCATATCAATGAGCTAGCTATTATTCCTATCGATGAGCTAGCTATTATGTGCATAGAATGAGTAAAAACAACCATAGGGTGGAAGGACCACATGACATTAAGAAGTTGGCCAATGGGTTGAAATGAGCGTATTAAGTTAGCAACTTGAGCAACGAAAAATGAACCGTTAAATTCTCCAAGGAATGCTAGTGTAATGAATATCAGTAGTCTATGTGTGAGAATGATTCCTATTCTTGGTGAAAAGAATAAGTGGAAGCTAATGTGTGATTTgtgatttatgatttaaaatgaGGCATTGAGAACctgttttatgaaaataaatttgatgattGAATTGTATTCCCTAAAAGATTTTCCAAAATACCACTCACTAAGTATTTGACCTATGGTTTAAGTTTCTGACCTACTGTttaagttttccttttttaggTACCAAGAGGTTGAGGCCAAGTTGATAAGGGTGAGGCGGGCAAGCTAGGTGTGGGAAGCCTAAagtctttgttttcaattatcaTTGTAAAAGAAAGCGtgtattgtattgtatttaaaaCGCAAGTTGTTAAGtcaataaagaagtttgtttGTTATCTTGTGTTGTGATCCTTGTCACTTAATAACTTAAGATtgtaaatttaagtttattgtATTCTGTTTACTTAGGCATTCAATGTGCTATCTCGTGAGGAGATACACGTTGACTGTCTAGGCGATCATGCCTCACATGGTTGCATGAAGTGACCTTGGAGCGGAGTGTGATAAGTCGGTATAAGAGCATAAGTTCTTAGGAATAAGGTCTAAATTATGTTCTTGATAGTTTGATGCCaagttggtatcagagcaatgTGTTCTTTGGGAATGGAacaagtgtaagtttgtaagtagttaattttggaaaagttgagttgaattttaaGTTGTTCTTGTAGGAAATTTTGAAAGACATTATGctaagaaaaggaagagaaagaggaCAAGCTGGCACATACTACAACTGAGACCACTATGGATTTAAGAGGTCATTCGGTTAATCAAGATACTAGGAGGGAGTtggaagaaaatttgtttcataAAATGGCACAAAGATTGGTAGATGGACTAACAAGcaatttggaaaagaaatttaatattgaaagaCTGAAGGCGTTAGGAGCAACGACTTTTAAAGGAACAACCAACGCAGCTGACGTGGAGAAgtggttgagtttgatgaaaaaatgttttggGGTGATGGAGTGtccaaagaaagaagagttAGATTGGTAACATTTTTGTTGCAAGGAGAGGATCTGAGGATTGGTGGATTCTCCATGCAGCAAAATCTGGAGGTGTAGACTTTGTCTTATGGGAGGAGTTTAGAAGCGTGTTTCAGAATAAGTTTTATTCTTGTTCGTTTTGTGATGCGAAGAGGAAAGAGTTTATGAATTTAGTGCAAGACGATATGTGACTATCACGGAGTATGAGAAGAAATTTACTGAGTTAGTTAAGTATGTGATAACCTTTGTGTTGGATGAAACAGGTAAGTGTAAGCGTTTTGAGGAAGGTTTAAGAACATAAATTCAAGCTCTAGTGACGACTAGTGCGGattggtttgtttgtttttttttttaagctgATTGTGGTATCCATGTGAGTTGAGAGCTGTTTggcagaagaagagaagagttTGAGAGAAAAGAAGTTAAATTGTATGTTTagtggagaagaagaaatgaaaagtgtTGAAGGATCCAGTAAGCAAGCTAAGGATCACATTGGACAAGCGATCAAAAACCAAGGTACATGGAGTGTGGTAAGAGACACTCAGGAGTTTGTAGGCAGAATAGAAACCATTGTTTTAAGTGTGGTAAAGTTGGACATTACCAAAACAAATCATTGTTTTAAGGTAGTCGAAGAACCAACATAGACGAGAGTGGCTTCTCACTATGTTCAGCAAGCTATGTGAGGAGGTCTAGTGttagacaaagaaaaaaggacCATGGAGATAGAATTTCTAGGATGAAATTCTTAAAGAAGGGAAGAATTGTGAGGTCCGAGTATAGAATAAAAGGGTTGTTTTTGGAAGAAGACGTTTTGGAGTTAGCGTTGAAGCTAGGCAATGTGATGAGAAAGGTACTCATCCAAGCTTTGTAAGGCAAGATGAAGTCAGACGAGGTACTCATACACTTTATTGTAAAAGAAAGTGtgtattgtattatatttggAACGCAAGTTGTTAAGtcaataaagaagtttgtttGTTATCTTGTGCTGTGATCCTTGTCGTGTGTTATGATAAGTATAAAGATTCAAGTTGCATTAATTAGATTGATTGAGGTGTTGTATTCTGTTTACTAAGTGTTCAACGTGCTATCTCGTAAGGAAATATGCGTTGAGTGTCTAGGTGATCATGCCTCCACATGGTTGCATGAAGTGACCTTGGGGCAGGGCGTGACAAAGGTAAATCTAGTATTTCACATAACAAACAGGTGATGATacgttttataaaatagattaaGTTATGATTTTTGGGTCATGGAACACATACTTCAGAATAAACTTTctcaaggaaaaaaaaaatctcaatctTTGAAAATTCTTCTCTCCCATTTTCTCCCATCTTGTGAGATCATTTTGGTTGAGTAGACAAAAGTATTGATGTTTGACCTTTTCTTCTAGTTTTTGTATTGCTTTTGCTCGATCAAATTCTCTTcacaaatatgatattttcttcacaaatcttatattttcttaGATCCGACCAAAATCAACTCCTCCATaacaaaactaatttgatttcatttgaCTTGAATTAGTTTATGCTATGctaaatagttttattagATAAGTTTAATGctaagtttaaaaaacaagtCTAAAAAGTGTTTTACAAAGAACTACAAGTTAAGTTTTTCCtaagtttttttaacattttaaaacataaccaaaatattaaaattatttacagaCCAAAATTTATCTGACTCTTTAGAGTTtatttacgttttttttttaatattttgtaaatattttcattttttttctgaccatactttttttttcctagaATAAgcataaaaattaagattttgaaattaaaaatatattgaagacAATTACAAAATCAGGTAGCATGACccataattattaaaagaaaatggataatttagattatttttttccaaaaatatatttctaaaacattttatcatatttaacattcacataaatttattta
Coding sequences within:
- the LOC116405119 gene encoding uncharacterized protein LOC116405119, which codes for MDKSWMTQNRMSREYDLGVERFIKFGLSHAKGLNSIRCPCLNCDNRLLKDVSTVRYHLYANGIDKSYKVWFWHGEELNSDNVANTMETTVDETDENDDLFNTINMVQSVQEQSFNASNTFDTMFDDAKKPLYPGCKKFTKLSALVRLYNLKVRYGWTNTSFSELLSIISDLLPDNNEIPCSLYEAKKTLGALGLSYQKIDACPNDCCLYRKEYEKLTKCPKCGLSRWKIAKNSKKEKSGVAAKQMWYFPIIPRFIRMFKRSENAKNLRWHAIDRQVDGVLRHPTDTPSWRLIDHMWPTFGSEPRNLRLGLSTDGINPFGDMSTTYSCWPIITTIYNLPPWLCMRRKHLMLTMLISGPKQPGYNINTYLAPLIDDLQTLWTDGVRCFDAYKKEYFTLRAVLLWTINDFPAYPHLTTGWSYFNQ